The sequence ttttaatgttaaaacTAATAAGAAACCTGCTTTTGATTCTGTGTATACTATAAATGGAGCAGAAACTAAATAGTATTATCAGGACTAGAATGATTAATATTAACTAATTATGTTTCAGTATATATGCAGAACTCATGTTCAATCATAAAATTAACTAATTTTGAACATTTACACATTTTTCGGTTTCCAATCCCAGACAGTTGAGATTAAAGTCAAAATGGATTGTGATGGTTGTGAAAGAAGAGTAAAGAATGCTGTTGCCTCCATGAAAGGTAATTAATTCATGATTAGCTTGTAGATCCTCTCTTATTTCGTCTTTAAAGCAAAATTTTCTTGCGGTgtgaaaaatactaatttataataaaagtaGCAATGTATATCAATTATATGTTAAAGGGGATGAAAATCAATATTCTATATATAAGAGAAAAACAATTGGCATCATTGGGGAAGAACTGCCCCGACCATTATGGAAGCAAACTAAATGATATATTAATCTGTTTTAGAGTATTTTCATATCCTgactttaattattataaattgagCCTAATATTTTTTTGCATTCcaaattatattatcttataaatatatatatatataagatatatatatatgttcccTCACCAATCTAcctacatatgtatatatagcaTATATGTGGAAATtataaatgaatatatattgGTGTACAAAAATGTACAAAAGAATGatttatatataacatacacagggtaaaaaaatataatagcaTAATATACCATTATAATTTGCATggctaaataatttttctttttaattaatatccTGTTTGAATGAGGCcaccttttattttcttttacaaatTATTCGAAAGGGCAGGCTAGCTGTTATACGGACTGATTCCCTCTCTTTCCAGCGGAGAAAGTTTCATTGCATTTTTATGGATCCCGTTAAAAAACAcacaacaatatatatatatgtatgtcacatattacataattaattaGAATATTACACTTTTAATAAACTCAGACTAATTAATATATGAATAATTTGTAGGTGTGAAATCTGTAGAGGTGAACAGAAAACAAAGCAAAGTAAGTGTTAATGGGTATGTGGAGCCAATAAAAGTGCTGAAAAGGATAAAGAGAACGGGAAAGGCAGCAGAATTTTGGCCTTACATTCCACAGCATCTAGTCCATTACCCTTACATATCAGGCGTCTATGACAAAAGGGCTCCCGCCGGCCACGTCAGAAATTCCGTCCAAGCTTTTCCGGCATCTAATGCGGCCGAGGACAATATGGTCTCCCTTTTCAGCGATGACAATGTTAATGCTTGTTCCATAATGTGAAGTTCATCAATatcctttttatatatatatatatatgttatgttcacaaattatattttgttatttatgcATGTGGAATATGAGTATTAAGGTAGATTTTTCCTCAATTCATTAGGGTATCCCTCCATTGGATCCCAAATACCATTTTTATTGTGATGACCAGAGATGACATCGATCGatgattatatattatattgtatggTCAGtcacttatataaatatatatgtatcatgTCGTTGTTTTATTTGTGAACATGATCACTTCGATGCATGCATCgaattttaacattaattaatttttaattgtttacgtgtttaaaaattaattgtagATTGTATACCTCGTTTTGCATTTTGAAGCTAGCAGGGAAAGAACTCaagaagtatatatatataaatgggtCGGTGAAAAAGTAGTCCAACTGGAGacgatatttatatatttattatatgtataatatgATCTTTAAAAATCAGAGCCAAGAACGAATGAGATTCTTGTAACACACAATAAACGGATGaaattatatataacaaaaattcTTAATTGAATGGCGTTggacttaattaataaatttctactattacaaaaataaatataattactaGCTAGACGTAGTTAAATATATCTACACTTTTGCTGCATCActattaatgggtattacccatgtacgggtattttattcttgacctggattaaatatctaatagttgatatttataatcattaattaaatattaaaaaaataatatttcctattttgtcatTCTCTATATtccaaaaatagataaaactattaatagaaataaaaaatttataaatggaattgttatttaaaaaataaaacacactaaaaaactaacaaactattttttttaataaaaatcattttaaagattaaaaaaaaaagtgtatatttatctttttataaaatttcttcaaactagaattctaaattgcattagtgaaaacaaaaaaatattaattttaagctttaaactgtaatacatataaaatgtataatattttttctaaacctaaaatctttaattttataataattaacaattatttatatgtttttattttttttaaaatacttgagcttactaaatttataagaacaaaaccaataaagaaaattttaaccaaaaaaaaaatgaaggaagaaaaaagtgtcataaacattattgaataatggcaattgCCAACATAAGAATTTCagtacaaaaaattatatttgactcCTAGATAAGATTATCATTttccaatcctaaaaatataaataataaacaacacctcattagttattctaggagaatgatgcatggtaatatcaaaaaaattattggataataataatttttctctaacaatgatagcctaagtaagaactaagaagttgtaaagttttatttttaagagtatgaataatattaagacaattggattccagaatcaagctcttattctcctaataaaaaaaatacagtaatatatatgtaaataatttttagttttacaataataaattattaataaactcacaattttataaaataataaagtagtaattttaattaatttttaaaaataatttataattttttttcaaacaattgGTTGTAATTA is a genomic window of Cannabis sativa cultivar Pink pepper isolate KNU-18-1 chromosome 9, ASM2916894v1, whole genome shotgun sequence containing:
- the LOC115722987 gene encoding heavy metal-associated isoprenylated plant protein 21; protein product: MGALDYLSNFCIVTSSTTRSKRKPMQTVEIKVKMDCDGCERRVKNAVASMKGVKSVEVNRKQSKVSVNGYVEPIKVLKRIKRTGKAAEFWPYIPQHLVHYPYISGVYDKRAPAGHVRNSVQAFPASNAAEDNMVSLFSDDNVNACSIM